From Pseudodesulfovibrio nedwellii:
GGTGTGTCGGCTGACGACCTGATGAAGGTTTATGAGAACTTTGCTGCGACCGGTCGCCCGGACAAGGCCGGTACCGTCATGTACGCTTTGGGTTGGACCCAGCATACTGTCGGCGTGCAGAACATTCGTTCCGCAGGTATCATCCAGCTTCTGCTCGGTAACATCGGCGTTGCTGGCGGCGGTATCAACGCTCTGCGCGGCGAACCCAATGTTCAGGGTTCCACTGACCACACCCTGCTGTATCACATCATTCCCGGTTATATGGCCATGCCGCACAACGGCTGGCAGACCTATGATGAATACATCAAGGGCAACACGCCTGTGTCCAATGATCCGCAGTCTGCCAACTGGTGGCAGCACAAGCCCAAGTACTTTGCCAGCCTGCTCAAGGCTTGGTACGGCGATAACGCCACCAAGGAAAACGGCTTCTGTTATGAGTATTTGCCCAAGATCGAGAAGGGTGAAGATTACTCGTACATGTATCTGTTTGATCGCATGTATCACAACAAGATTCGTGGCGGTATCATCATTGGTTTGAACCCCATGAACAGTGTGCCTAATACCAATAAGGTCAGAAAAGCACTGGACAATCTCGACTGGCTTGTGACTTCCGAGTTGCACCATTCCGAGACCACGGATAACTGGAAGCGTCCCGGCGTTGATCCTAAGAAGGTCAAGACCGAAGTCTTCCTGTTGCCTTCCGCTCACAGGTTGGAGAAAGACGGTTCTGTCACCAACTCGGGTCGTTGGTTGCTCTGGCATTACGCCGCAACCAAGCCCGCGTTTGAAGCCAAGCCTTTCGGGGACATGTTCTGTGGCATTATGAAACGTGTGCAGAAGCTTTACGGGAAAGAAGGCGGCAAGCTGCCTGAAGCCCTGACCAAGCTCGATTATCCTGAAAAGTATGATCCTGAAGAGCTGTGTGCACGCATCAATGGTCGTTTTACTCGCGATGTTGAGTTCAAGGGAACGAAGTACAAGAAGGGCCAACAGGTTCCGACTTTTACTGCTCTGGCCGACGATGGTTCCACCAGCAGTTTGAACTGGTTGTACGCTGGCAGTTACACTGAAAAAGATGGCAATAAGGCCAAACGTCGCAGCACTGAACAGACCGCTATGCAGAAGAACATTGGTCTGTTCCCCAAATGGGCATGGTGTTGGCCGGTTAATCGTCGCATCCTATACAACCGTGCTTCTGTCGATCTTAACGGCAAGCCTTACAACAAGGCCAAGGCTGTTATCGAATGGAAAGATGGCAAGTGGATCGGTGATGTGCCTGATGGCGGCTGGCCGCCGATGGCTACCGGCAAGGGCAAGAATCCGTTCATTATGTCCAAGCATGGTTTTGGTCAGATATTCGGTCCCGGCCGTATGGACGGTCCGTTCTCCGAACACTACGAACCGGTTGAAACACCTGTGAAGACGAATATGTTCTCCAAGCAGCTCAGCAGTCCGGTTTACAAGTTCGTTGACTCCGAGATGGATAAACTGGCTGCTCCGGCAGATCCCAAGTATCCCGTCGTGCTGACGACTTACAGCGTAACCGAACATTGGTGTGGTGGCGGTGAAACCCGTAACATTCCGAATCTGCTTGAAGCCGAGCCGCAGCTCTACGTTGAGATGAGCCCGGAACTGGCGCAGGAAAAGGGCATCAAGAATGGTGATGGTGTGATCGTCGAGTCCATTCGCGGTCGTGTCGAGGCTTTTGCCATGGTCACGATCCGCATGCGGCCTCTCAAGATTCATGGACGGACTATCCATGAAATCGGCATGCCGTTCTGCTTTGGCTGGACGACCCCGGGAACCGGTGATTCCACGAACAGGTTGACACCGTTTGTTGGTGATCCGAATACGACCATTCCCGAATTCAAAGCCTGCTGCGTAAACATTCGCAAGGCCAACAAGCTCACCGAGCTGGCAACCTAAAGGAGTACGCCATGCCCAAGACGATATTAGTCGATACGTCCCGCTGCACAGCGTGCCGCGGTTGTCAAATAGCCTGCAAGGAGTGGCATGAGCTGCCTGCCAACAAGACCACGCAGTATAAGTGGGGCAGCCATCAGAATCCGCAGGATCTGAATGCCAATAACTATAAGCTCGTTCGTTTCAACGAGCACCTCGAAGATGGTAAGGTCCGGTGGAACTTTTTCCCTGACCAGTGCCGCCATTGTGACCTGGCTCCCTGCAAGGAAATGGGTGACATGTATATTGAGGAAGCCATCGTCAAGGATGAGGAGACCGGAGCGGTCATCTTTACCGATAAGACCAAGGGCTTCACCAAGGAACAGTACGAGGAAATCAAGGAAGCCTGTCCGTACAACATTCCGCGTCGCAATGAAAAGACCGGGGTCATGGCAAAATGTACCATGTGTAATGACAGGATTCATAACGGAATGCCGCCGGCATGCGTCAAGGTGTGTCCCACCGGCGCTATGCAGTT
This genomic window contains:
- the fdnG gene encoding formate dehydrogenase-N subunit alpha, encoding MKLDRRSFIKLAGTSAACLTLGQLGVSLTPVKAYAGTLKISGAKEVVTVCPFCSVSCHVIGHVKNGKLVNAEGDPDYPINEGALCAKGAAMFSMTTSHHRLQKPLYRAPYSDKWEEKSWDWMLDRIARRIKDTRDKDLILKNKKGDTVNRLESMFLLGTSHAGNEECALAHQAMRGLGVVHMDHQARIUHSATVAALGESFGRGAMTNHWIDIKNADSILIMGSNAAEHHPISFKWVLQAKDKGATVMHVDPKFSRTSARSDFHVPLRSGTDIAFLGGMIKYIVENKKFFHEYITEYTNASLIVGKDFGFENGLFTGYDEKTRTYDKSKWGFEMDANGVPKRDKSLKNPRCVFQLLKKHYSRYDVKTVSETTGVSADDLMKVYENFAATGRPDKAGTVMYALGWTQHTVGVQNIRSAGIIQLLLGNIGVAGGGINALRGEPNVQGSTDHTLLYHIIPGYMAMPHNGWQTYDEYIKGNTPVSNDPQSANWWQHKPKYFASLLKAWYGDNATKENGFCYEYLPKIEKGEDYSYMYLFDRMYHNKIRGGIIIGLNPMNSVPNTNKVRKALDNLDWLVTSELHHSETTDNWKRPGVDPKKVKTEVFLLPSAHRLEKDGSVTNSGRWLLWHYAATKPAFEAKPFGDMFCGIMKRVQKLYGKEGGKLPEALTKLDYPEKYDPEELCARINGRFTRDVEFKGTKYKKGQQVPTFTALADDGSTSSLNWLYAGSYTEKDGNKAKRRSTEQTAMQKNIGLFPKWAWCWPVNRRILYNRASVDLNGKPYNKAKAVIEWKDGKWIGDVPDGGWPPMATGKGKNPFIMSKHGFGQIFGPGRMDGPFSEHYEPVETPVKTNMFSKQLSSPVYKFVDSEMDKLAAPADPKYPVVLTTYSVTEHWCGGGETRNIPNLLEAEPQLYVEMSPELAQEKGIKNGDGVIVESIRGRVEAFAMVTIRMRPLKIHGRTIHEIGMPFCFGWTTPGTGDSTNRLTPFVGDPNTTIPEFKACCVNIRKANKLTELAT
- a CDS encoding 4Fe-4S dicluster domain-containing protein, which translates into the protein MPKTILVDTSRCTACRGCQIACKEWHELPANKTTQYKWGSHQNPQDLNANNYKLVRFNEHLEDGKVRWNFFPDQCRHCDLAPCKEMGDMYIEEAIVKDEETGAVIFTDKTKGFTKEQYEEIKEACPYNIPRRNEKTGVMAKCTMCNDRIHNGMPPACVKVCPTGAMQFGERSDMLKLANARLATLKKEYPKARLADPDEVNVIYLLIDDPENYHEFSVAQAKVGPMSKKQFLATLARPFRAMKA